In one window of Streptomyces sp. FXJ1.172 DNA:
- a CDS encoding cysteine desulfurase, whose product MTQLPGLLDTEALRKDFPILDRVLHDGKKLVYLDNAATSQTPRQVLDVLSEYYEQHNANVHRGVHVLAEEATALYEGARDKVAEFINAPSRDEVIFTKNASESLNLVANMLGWAEEPYRVDHETEIVITEMEHHSNIVPWQLLAQRTGAKLKWFGLTDDGRLDLSNIDEVITEKTKIVSFVLVSNILGTVNPVEAIIRRAQEVGALVCIDASQAAPHMPLDVQALQADFVAFTGHKMCGPTGIGVLWGRQELLEDLPPFLGGGEMIETVSMHSSTYAPAPHKFEAGTPPIAQAVGLGAAIDYLQSIGMDKILAHEHALTEYAVQRLQKVPDLKIIGPTTAEDRGAAISFTLGDIHPHDVGQVLDEQGIAVRVGHHCARPVCLRYGIPATTRASFYLYSTPAEIDALVDGLEHVRNFFG is encoded by the coding sequence GTGACACAGCTGCCGGGCCTCCTCGACACCGAGGCGCTGCGCAAGGACTTCCCGATCCTGGACCGAGTGCTCCACGATGGCAAGAAGCTCGTGTACCTGGACAACGCGGCGACCTCGCAGACGCCGCGTCAGGTCCTCGACGTGCTCTCCGAGTACTACGAACAGCACAACGCCAACGTCCACCGCGGTGTGCATGTGCTCGCCGAGGAGGCCACGGCGCTGTACGAGGGCGCGCGCGACAAGGTCGCCGAGTTCATCAACGCGCCGAGCCGCGACGAGGTGATCTTCACCAAGAACGCCTCCGAGTCGCTGAACCTCGTGGCGAACATGCTGGGCTGGGCCGAGGAGCCCTACCGCGTGGACCACGAGACCGAGATCGTCATCACGGAGATGGAGCACCACTCCAACATCGTGCCGTGGCAGCTGCTCGCGCAGCGCACGGGCGCGAAGCTGAAGTGGTTCGGCCTCACCGACGACGGCCGGCTCGACCTGTCCAACATCGACGAGGTCATCACGGAGAAGACGAAGATCGTCTCCTTCGTGCTGGTGTCGAACATCCTGGGCACGGTCAACCCGGTCGAGGCGATCATCCGCCGGGCCCAGGAGGTCGGTGCGCTGGTCTGCATCGACGCCTCGCAGGCCGCCCCGCACATGCCGCTGGACGTGCAGGCCCTGCAGGCCGACTTCGTGGCCTTCACCGGCCACAAGATGTGCGGCCCGACCGGCATCGGTGTGCTCTGGGGCCGCCAGGAACTGCTGGAGGACCTGCCCCCCTTCCTGGGCGGCGGCGAGATGATCGAGACGGTCTCGATGCACTCCTCGACGTACGCCCCGGCGCCGCACAAGTTCGAGGCGGGCACGCCCCCGATCGCGCAGGCGGTCGGCCTCGGCGCGGCGATCGACTACCTGCAGTCGATCGGCATGGACAAGATCCTCGCCCATGAGCACGCGCTGACCGAGTACGCGGTCCAGCGTCTGCAGAAGGTCCCGGATCTGAAGATCATCGGCCCGACCACGGCCGAGGACCGGGGCGCCGCGATCTCCTTCACGCTGGGCGACATCCACCCGCACGACGTGGGCCAGGTCCTGGACGAGCAGGGCATAGCGGTCCGCGTCGGCCACCACTGCGCCCGTCCCGTCTGCCTGCGCTACGGAATTCCTGCGACCACGCGAGCGTCGTTCTATCTGTACTCCAC